From the Paramormyrops kingsleyae isolate MSU_618 chromosome 7, PKINGS_0.4, whole genome shotgun sequence genome, one window contains:
- the LOC111842107 gene encoding heat shock protein 30-like: protein MLCSHVFQPSFGPLMEFHWPVRSIWPHMRPLALQHEMLLRSMQDMSTSMGLLEKVHEQILQEMDKVPCSLSTKPLSCQMEKDGDDFALTLDTKDFSPEELSIKQVDRKLMVSGKTEKKQDDGKGSYSYQCQEFRQELDLPEGVNPEDVTCSLSDGQLQIKGLRAVRPAITERVVPIDCAPALKSPEVQSGNVDGCVTDSSSSKD, encoded by the coding sequence ATGCTGTGCTCCCACGTGTTCCAGCCTTCCTTCGGACCACTGATGGAGTTCCACTGGCCGGTACGCAGCATCTGGCCACACATGCGACCTCTGGCACTTCAGCATGAGATGCTGCTGAGGAGCATGCAGGATATGAGCACCAGCATGGGTCTCCTAGAGAAGGTTCATGAGCAGATCCTGCAGGAGATGGATAAAGTTCCGTGCTCTTTGTCCACCAAACCGCTCTCCTGCCAGATGGAGAAAGATGGAGACGACTTTGCCCTAACCCTGGACACTAAGGACTTCTCCCCAGAGGAGCTGTCCATCAAGCAGGTGGACAGGAAGCTGATGGTGAGCGGGAAGACAGAGAAGAAACAGGACGACGGAAAGGGCTCGTACTCTTACCAATGCCAGGAGTTCAGACAGGAGCTTGACCTACCAGAAGGTGTGAACCCAGAAGATGTGACTTGTTCCCTCTCTGATGGGCAGCTTCAGATTAAAGGGCTGAGAGCAGTCAGGCCTGCGATAACTGAGAGAGTGGTGCCCATTGATTGTGCGCCAGCCTTGAAGAGTCCAGAAGTGCAGAGCGGAAACGTGGACGGCTGCGTCACTGACTCAAGCTCCTCCAAGGACTGA